The Candidatus Nitronereus thalassa genome includes the window AACATCGCACTGACCATATTGACATCCGCCAATTCGAAATTATACGTAGAAAACTGCACCTCGGCATCATGAAATAATTCCCCGTAGGTCATATCCTTCGTCCACTTGAGATCATAAACGTTATCCACATCTTGAATGTACATCGCGATACGTTCGGTCCCGTAGGTCAACTCGACGGTAATCGGATCGAGGGTTTGTCCGCCCGCTTCCTGAAAATATGTGAATTGAGTGATCTCCATGCCATCCAATCGCACTTCCCAACCCAAACCCCATGCCCCAAGGGTCGGAGATTCCCAGTCATCCTGGATAAATTGAATATCATGCTTTCGAGGATCAATACCGAGAGCAGCCAGGCTCTCTAAATACAACGCTTGAACATTGTCAGGGCAAGGTTTCATCACCACCTGATATTGGTAGTAATGTTGCAGCCGGTTGGGATTTTCACCATAGCGTCCATCCGTGGGACGACGGCAGGGTTCCACATATGCCGCACGCCAAGGTTCAGGCCCCAATGCGCGCAAAAAGGTGGCTGGATTAAACGTGCCAGCCCCCTTTTCCACATCATAGGGTTGGCAAATAATACAGTGTTGGGAAGCCCAGAATTGATGAAGAGAGAGGATGAGGTCCTGGACGGTCACAGGGGGTGTAGAAAGCCTATGTTAAAAGGCCCGATGGTCGATCTGAATGAGTGAGAAAACTTCCGAGATTTTGTGTCAATAAACAAGTTTGGAACCTAGCAATAATGGTCAATAGTGTCAAGATAACAGATTGAAAAATCAGGAAAACCCTTGCCTTTTTATGAAGGCTTGATTATATTGCCTTCACATTAAGCACAATGAGGGGAATTTTATGAAAACCACGTTTCGCCTGTTTCGTAGTTTCTTAGGTATTTCTGCTGCGGCCATTCTGATGTTTGGGTGCGCGGAATTGCAAACAAATGGAGGGGGCTCCGGTTCCAGTATGGGTGGGTCCAGTGCAGGCTCTTCCACTCCCGTCTCGAGCACCGATGTTGCCTCAGGTCACTACGGGGATACCCTAGAAGCATGTCTTGGTCGCATCCCAAGCGGGTCCACGGATTCACAACGCATGTTGGCTGAGCTGACCTGCAAACGTGATGAGGCCGCGAGAAAATCGATTAACGCAGTCCCTGGAAATTAATTCATTTCTACGTTGGGATCATGTCAGGATCGCCTGATTGGTATTCCTCCCCTTAATTTCCGGCAAGCTAGACAGGTAGCGAATCTGCTTTGTTCAAAGGACGATTTGCTACCTGCTGTTTCCACAATCACCACCCCCTTCATTCCTCGATGCCCACGAATGGGACATTGAAATTCGTAGACCCCAGAAGGCAAGGTCATAATCAATTCGACGCTTTTCCCTGGCGGGACAGCAATACCTTCCTTTGCGTTAATAGTGAGCAGATTGGGCTCACCATTGATTTTGACTTCTGATGCCGATAATAATCGACTCTGAAAGCGATGGATTTCTCGCCCCTGGTTTCTCACGACCAATCTGATCGGTTGCCCCGGAATGACTTGAACGCGAGTCGGAGTAAAGCGAAAATCTTCGATGGTAAGATGGACTTCCTGGTATTCATTCGAACATCCACTCCGAAGGAGAAGGATGAGGCCAATCGAAAACACCACCTTCATTTGACCACCTAAAATCTGCATGATAGAGTCCATTCACTTCCTATTTGACCCTCTAGGCTGAATGATTTTCAAGCGAATTTCGGTTCCTCCTTTTTACCCCTCATGAAGCAAGTGCTTACCATTGCAGGTTCCGATTCTGGTGGCGGAGCTGGCATTCAGGCCGATCTCAAAGCCATGTCCGCCAATGGCACATTCGCCATGTCCGTGATTACGTCAATTACCGCGCAAAATACCAAGGGGGTCACCGCTATCCACGACCTTCCCGACACGATCATTGAAGCGCAAATCGATGCCATTTTCGACGACTTTGAGGTCGCCGCCGTAAAAACCGGAATGCTTTCCACGGCAACGACTACCGCACTCGTGGGAAGAAAGATGAAGCAATACGGCGTCACCAAATTAGTCGTCGATCCCGTCATGGTGTCGAAAAGCGGTCATGAGCTATTACAACCCAATGCGATTGATTGGCTGAAACAAGACCTCATCCCTTTGGCCTACCTTCTGACACCAAATATTCCCGAAGCCGAACGTTTGACGGGCCTCACGATACGATCCCTTCCCGAAGCTCGCGAAGCGGCCAAAGCCCTGCACAAACTCGGGTGCCAACATGTCTTGATTAAGGGTGGGCACTTATTAGAACGGCCCGCCACAGACTTGCTATACGATGGCCGGTTTTTCCGAATGTATAAAGGCGAGTTTATCGATACCACCACCACACATGGCACGGGATGCACCTATGCCTCAGCCATTGCCGCCCAATTGGCACTCGGCAAACCCATTGCCGATGCCATTGAAACAGCCAAAACGTACACGACGTCGGCCATTCGCCATGGATTGTCCATTGGCCATGGGCATGGCCCCACCAACCATTTCTTTTTTCTCCAGTAACTCGCCTCACAACCCTTTCGCTTTACTGCCTAACGCGTTAATATTCCCATACACTTTTGGCAACAACCGCGCTCAGGCTCTCGGAAATTTTTCATGAAAGCCAAGGAAACAACACTCCGACTTGAACATTCTGGAGGCCATACGTCCGCCATCTTAATGGAACCAGGCGATGATGCCACCAGTATAGTCATCCTTGGCCATGGGTTTCTTTCGAATAAAGACAGTCGCACCAACCTTCGGCTTACAGAATTGCTCACCTCGAAGGGACTCAGCACGCTTCGCTTTGATTGGATCGGCATGGGAGATTCGGGTGGACGGTTTGCCGAAATCACCCTCTCAGCATGCTGCACCCAATTGAACTATTTGATCAATGACATGAAAAATAGAGGCTATCGAGACATTGGACTCATCGGGTCGAGTTTTGGAGGACTCGTCGCGATTTTGGTCGCTGCCGATCATCCTGAGCTGTTTGCCCTGGGGTTGAAATGTCCTGTCCCAGACTTTCCGGAAATGTTGGAATGTGAATTTGGACAACAGGGCATCGAGGAATGGAAACGCACCAACACCATTCCCAACGTGACCGGCGGGTCCGAGCCCATCGCCTTAGATTTTGCATTTCACGAGGATTGCTGCCAATACAATGCCTATGAACAAGCCGCGAAGATCAGCACTCCCTGTGTAATCGTTCATGGCGAACAAGACGAGCTGGTGCCCATTCATCAAATACACCGATTAGTAGAAAGCCTCCCTGGAGAAAAAAATCTTCGTTTGCTCCCGGAGGCGAACCATCACTTTGGACGGCCTGAAGACTTTCGGGTTATGAGCTTGGCCTTGACCGAATGGATAGTCACCCATTCCCCATCTTCCCAATCTACCGCAAAGGTCCCTTCCTAATGGAAACGTCCCACTTGCTCCGCGAAGAACAATTGGAAGTCGTGAGAATTTTATACCCCTGGTACAAAGAGGAAGTCTTTCGCCGACGGGAACAAATGATTCGCTTGACCGCCTTTGGCAGCGCATTTCTTGTGCTACTACTCATTACCATTCTCGCCCTTGCGCCGCCGTATCCGGTAGATCCCATCGTTAAAATTTTTTCGATGACCGGGGTCGCATTATTTTCAGCGCTCTTTATCTACCTCATCCTCCAACAGCGCGACCGGCATCGTTTGGCCAAACAAACGTTGGTCGAAATTGAAAAAGTGCTCGGCTTGTATGAAAAAGGATTGTACCTGGAAGAAAAAACTCTCTACCCGGAAGACTGGCAAATTGCCTGGACCACGGATCGAAGCGTCACCATCTACGTCGCAGTTGTCGCGGCACTTGCGGTTCTGGTGATTGCGGCTGTGCTGGCCAAAGGATAAGGGATTGGTTGTGATCCACCACATAAAGGTTCCGTGTATACCGAGCCACGCCCCCATCGAAAGGGGATTTAGCCATGATTAAACCCTTTCGTGGAATCCTGCCTACCATCACATCGAGCGCCTTTATCGAAGAGACTGCCGTCGTCATTGGGGATGTGGTCATCGAATCCGAATCGAGTGTGTGGTTTAACTCTGTGGTTCGTGGAGACGTGCATTACATTCGCATCGGCCATCGAACCAACATCCAGGACCTGAGTCTTCTTCATGTCACCCACGACACCCACCCGTTGATCATTGGAGACGATGTCACCGTCGGGCACCACGTGGTGCTCCATGGCTGCACGATTCACAATCGGGTTCTCATCGGGATGGGCAGCATTGTTATGGACGGTGCGGTCATCGAGGACGATTGCATAATTGGCGCAGGCTCGTTAGTCACAGAAGACATGGTCATACCCTCTGGCAGCCTCGCTCTAGGCTCGCCCGCTCGCGTCAAACGCCCGTTGAACGATCAAGAAGTCGCCTGGCTCAAGGAATCAGCAAGCAATTATGTACGTTATGCCCGCCAATACCTGACAGATTAGCAGGTTGCAGGAGACATCACGATTTTCCCCGACCCTCCCCTTCCCCTCGTGATCTTAGGCGCTGGTTATACCGGAAGGGTTCTCTATCACCAAGCGTTGGAACAAGGATGGATAGTTTACGCTAGCAGTCGGACCCCTGAAGCTCACTTACCTTATGTGGACCCTCTCGCTCGAATTCTTTTTGACTTAGAACAAACAAGCACCTGGCAAAACCTTCCCACTCCGTCCCACATTGTGTGGTGTTTTCCGACCTTACCAGGACCTATGGCCGCCGAGCTTGCCGAGAACCTAACTAATAAGGGATGTCGGCTTCTTCTCTTAGGAAGCACCTCAGCCTATCCACCAAAGGCTGAAGATTTGACCGATGAACGATGCGAAATTAACAAGACTCTTCCCCGAGTACAGAGCGAAGAACATTTGCGAGAGGCCTACGGCGCCATCGTCCTGAGACTCGCCGGCCTGTACGGCCCAGGCCGGCATGTCTTGAATTGGATTCGAAGGGGAAAAATTAGAAACACTCCCCGCTACGTCAATCTCATTCATATTGAAGATGTGGCTGCGTTAAGTCTTGCCGCCTTGCAACAAGCCTCGCCGGGATCAAGTTACATCGTCAGCGATGGGACGCCCCGGCTTTGGGCAGACATTTGTGAGTACGCTTCGACTCAATGGCACATCCCCATCCCCGAACCGACCACGCCAAAGGACGCAGGAAAACGCTTGTCGCCTCAAAAAATATTACATGAGTTGCAATATGAATTAAGGCATCCTGATCTGTTTAAAGAATTAGATGAGATTGAGAGGGAGGGGGAAGAGATTATTGAAACCTGAAGGATTCTTTCTGAAGAATTTATTATATGTGGGCTTTCGCGCCCACACGACGAGGTTCTTTTGTTTCGGCAAAAGGACCCAAAACCATTTTCGCCCGTGCGCGGCCCTACGGGTCCCTTCGGCTTCGCCCTGAATAAGATGGCTCAGGAACTCGCGCTGCTCAAATAGCCTTCGCCAAAGAAGCCGATTCAGGGCGAAGCCGGAGCCGCGCCCAACGCGGATTGAAAAAAGCTTGTGACATTGACTGCCACCCTAGACTCTCACGCAAAGATTTGACCCTTTATGAAATCAAAATGCTTGTACAACTTGGCATCCGCTACCTTCTGGGTAGCTAGGATATAATGGCTCACTTAGTTTAGAATGTTCGACCTCAGGGTTGAATGTGGCCGCTAAAAACCGACAGCTTAGGAAATCCTCCGGCTGTTAGCGTCTTAACAACTATTGAAAATTAAAAAATTTTTAGAAAACATACAATGTTTGATTCAGAACGCATGGGAATAAAAATCCTGAAATGTCTTTTTATTGTAGTTTTAATTGTGGCCTGTGATCCCTATACTTTTCAACTTCAACCGGATTTCACCCATCTTGACGTTCCTCAAGAGGGATATAATGTAAGAATTTCAAAACAAGGAATCACCGTCGATCTCAAGGGGAATCAAACTCGATACTACGGTAGCACTTCAGGAAGGTTTTCAATGAAAATTATAAATGGCAGAAGTAACTCGATGACTTTGGACCAATCAAATTTTTCAATAAAAGTTGATGGTAGGCTTGTCCCAGAGGCTTCATTTCGACTACGCCCTGTGAAAGATTATTGGTCAAAGAATGACTTCACAAGTCTTCCCATTTTCGCTTTTAGTAGTCCAATTGAGCGCATCACAATAAATCCAAACCAATCTAATGTTGTACTAATTGAATATTCATTTAGTTTCAATACTCCAGGTGCAAGTATGAGCTTCGTCTTTGACTTAGAGGAAAATGTAAATATACAAGGTAAAATTTCTTTTGAAACCCGATTTGTGTTTTAAATTTCTACAGTAAGATTTATGTGTCACTTTTGGGGTTGAAGGTTGGGAGCAAATCTTTGATTGAGAATTTTGCAAAATCAAAATTTTCCAACACTCCCTTCACCCCGCGTTGGGTGCGGCTGGGCCACCGCTCCGAATCCTACTTCTCTGGCGAAGACTGTCTGAGCGTAGCGAGTTTCTGAGCCATAATGATTCGGGGTGGTGGACCAGGAACCCCGGAGAGCCTGTTTCTGAACAGGATCGGAGGGGCCGCGCACAGGCAAGAATGGTTTTGGACACTTT containing:
- a CDS encoding glycine--tRNA ligase subunit alpha, translating into MTVQDLILSLHQFWASQHCIICQPYDVEKGAGTFNPATFLRALGPEPWRAAYVEPCRRPTDGRYGENPNRLQHYYQYQVVMKPCPDNVQALYLESLAALGIDPRKHDIQFIQDDWESPTLGAWGLGWEVRLDGMEITQFTYFQEAGGQTLDPITVELTYGTERIAMYIQDVDNVYDLKWTKDMTYGELFHDAEVQFSTYNFELADVNMVSAMFTSCEAECQKLLAQGLVLPAYDYCMKSSHWFNVLDARGAISVAERTGYIGRVRGLARACAAAYVERRETMGFPLLKAPVVSTSSRRSTRILPTKQGKVDSGAASMVSKKK
- a CDS encoding cupredoxin domain-containing protein; translated protein: MDSIMQILGGQMKVVFSIGLILLLRSGCSNEYQEVHLTIEDFRFTPTRVQVIPGQPIRLVVRNQGREIHRFQSRLLSASEVKINGEPNLLTINAKEGIAVPPGKSVELIMTLPSGVYEFQCPIRGHRGMKGVVIVETAGSKSSFEQSRFATCLACRKLRGGIPIRRS
- the thiD gene encoding bifunctional hydroxymethylpyrimidine kinase/phosphomethylpyrimidine kinase, coding for MKQVLTIAGSDSGGGAGIQADLKAMSANGTFAMSVITSITAQNTKGVTAIHDLPDTIIEAQIDAIFDDFEVAAVKTGMLSTATTTALVGRKMKQYGVTKLVVDPVMVSKSGHELLQPNAIDWLKQDLIPLAYLLTPNIPEAERLTGLTIRSLPEAREAAKALHKLGCQHVLIKGGHLLERPATDLLYDGRFFRMYKGEFIDTTTTHGTGCTYASAIAAQLALGKPIADAIETAKTYTTSAIRHGLSIGHGHGPTNHFFFLQ
- a CDS encoding alpha/beta hydrolase; the encoded protein is MKAKETTLRLEHSGGHTSAILMEPGDDATSIVILGHGFLSNKDSRTNLRLTELLTSKGLSTLRFDWIGMGDSGGRFAEITLSACCTQLNYLINDMKNRGYRDIGLIGSSFGGLVAILVAADHPELFALGLKCPVPDFPEMLECEFGQQGIEEWKRTNTIPNVTGGSEPIALDFAFHEDCCQYNAYEQAAKISTPCVIVHGEQDELVPIHQIHRLVESLPGEKNLRLLPEANHHFGRPEDFRVMSLALTEWIVTHSPSSQSTAKVPS
- a CDS encoding gamma carbonic anhydrase family protein, with the translated sequence MIKPFRGILPTITSSAFIEETAVVIGDVVIESESSVWFNSVVRGDVHYIRIGHRTNIQDLSLLHVTHDTHPLIIGDDVTVGHHVVLHGCTIHNRVLIGMGSIVMDGAVIEDDCIIGAGSLVTEDMVIPSGSLALGSPARVKRPLNDQEVAWLKESASNYVRYARQYLTD